A single window of Methanoculleus oceani DNA harbors:
- a CDS encoding UPF0147 family protein: MASPDETIRICIQMLQNISEDSTIPRNIRRVADATKAVLQDESRSIGLRAATAISMIDEISNDPNMPVHARTRIWELVSQLETVPLD; the protein is encoded by the coding sequence ATGGCAAGTCCAGACGAAACAATACGGATCTGCATCCAGATGCTGCAGAATATCAGCGAGGATTCCACAATTCCACGCAATATCCGTCGCGTCGCAGACGCGACCAAAGCGGTTCTCCAGGACGAATCCCGGAGTATCGGTCTCCGCGCCGCAACCGCAATCTCCATGATCGACGAGATCAGCAATGACCCGAACATGCCGGTCCACGCACGGACCCGCATCTGGGAACTGGTGTCGCAGCTGGAAACGGTACCTCTCGATTAA